The Terriglobus tenax genome contains a region encoding:
- a CDS encoding methyltransferase family protein, producing the protein MSAQRTTWQKIARRIRVPLGFVCAAIFLYLARPSLATLAASIPVVGCGLWLRGYAAGYVKKNAELTQTGPYAHTRNPLYLGSILIAVGFAVAARSWPMAVVLVAMFLAIYLPTIRSEEEFLRAHFADFDTYASRVPRLLPRLTPAKTTASKGSFSPELYRKHREYNALMGASAIYAALIARLLFWPR; encoded by the coding sequence ATGAGCGCCCAGCGCACCACCTGGCAGAAGATCGCCCGCCGCATCCGCGTCCCGCTGGGCTTTGTCTGCGCCGCGATTTTCCTGTATCTCGCACGCCCCAGCCTTGCCACGCTCGCAGCCAGCATCCCCGTTGTGGGCTGCGGTCTGTGGCTGCGCGGATACGCCGCCGGCTACGTGAAGAAGAACGCCGAGCTGACCCAGACCGGCCCCTACGCTCACACACGCAACCCGCTTTACCTCGGATCGATTTTGATTGCGGTAGGCTTCGCCGTCGCCGCGCGAAGCTGGCCGATGGCCGTGGTCCTGGTGGCCATGTTCCTTGCCATCTATCTGCCGACCATCCGTTCGGAAGAAGAGTTCCTGCGCGCCCACTTCGCGGACTTCGACACCTACGCCAGCCGCGTGCCTCGCCTGCTGCCCCGGCTGACCCCGGCTAAGACCACCGCCAGCAAGGGCAGCTTCTCACCCGAGCTTTACCGCAAGCATCGTGAGTACAATGCCCTTATGGGTGCGTCGGCGATCTACGCGGCCCTGATAGCGCGGCTGCTGTTCTGGCCTCGCTGA
- a CDS encoding glycoside hydrolase family 27 protein, translating into MKILRLLPFFLALPLAAQQQRVALTPPMGWNSWNHFATRVTEADVRGAADAIAASGMKDAGYVYVNIDDAWEGKRDAQGVIHSNEKFPDMKALGDYIHSKGLKFGIYSSPGPQTCARYEGSYQHEEQDAKTWAEWGVDYVKYDLCSFRPIMNAAAAKDPEHAEEIKFKLMKEAYDKMSKALKATGRPIVLSLCQYGWNDVWTWGPEVGGNLWRTTDDIRDSYLSMSQIGFSQAGLSKYAGPGHWNDPDMLEIGNGLMTAEEYRTHMSLWCLLAAPLLAGNDLSKMTDETKSILLNKEAIALDQDPLGKQGDRVWAKGALEVWAKPLSNGKVAVGLFNRSLEAAPVSFKLSDVGAKSGAKARDLWAHKDLGALKDSYTSTIPAHGVVLLKLE; encoded by the coding sequence ATGAAAATTCTGCGCCTACTTCCCTTCTTTCTCGCGTTGCCGCTTGCCGCACAGCAGCAGCGTGTCGCGCTGACCCCGCCCATGGGCTGGAACAGCTGGAACCACTTTGCCACCCGCGTGACCGAGGCCGATGTGCGCGGCGCCGCCGACGCCATTGCCGCCAGTGGAATGAAAGATGCCGGCTACGTGTACGTAAACATTGATGACGCCTGGGAGGGTAAGCGCGATGCCCAGGGCGTGATCCACTCCAATGAAAAATTCCCGGATATGAAGGCGCTGGGCGACTATATCCACTCCAAGGGGCTGAAGTTCGGCATCTACTCCTCCCCCGGACCGCAGACCTGCGCCCGCTATGAGGGCAGCTACCAGCACGAAGAACAGGACGCGAAGACCTGGGCTGAGTGGGGTGTGGACTATGTGAAGTACGACCTGTGCAGCTTCCGACCCATCATGAACGCCGCCGCGGCCAAAGACCCTGAACACGCCGAGGAGATCAAGTTCAAGCTGATGAAGGAAGCCTACGACAAGATGAGCAAGGCGCTGAAGGCCACCGGACGGCCCATCGTGCTCTCACTGTGCCAATACGGCTGGAACGACGTATGGACGTGGGGTCCGGAGGTAGGAGGCAACCTGTGGCGTACCACCGATGACATTCGCGATAGCTATCTGTCGATGTCGCAGATCGGCTTCTCGCAGGCAGGCCTGTCCAAGTACGCCGGTCCCGGCCACTGGAACGACCCCGACATGCTGGAGATTGGCAACGGCCTGATGACCGCCGAGGAGTATCGCACGCACATGAGCCTGTGGTGCCTTCTGGCCGCTCCCCTGCTGGCCGGCAACGACCTGAGCAAGATGACCGATGAGACTAAGTCAATCCTTCTGAACAAGGAAGCCATTGCTCTCGATCAGGACCCGCTGGGCAAGCAGGGCGACCGTGTCTGGGCCAAGGGTGCGTTGGAGGTCTGGGCCAAGCCGCTGAGCAATGGCAAGGTCGCCGTGGGCCTGTTTAATCGCAGCCTTGAGGCCGCTCCGGTCAGCTTCAAGCTCTCCGATGTCGGCGCTAAGTCCGGAGCAAAAGCACGCGACCTGTGGGCGCATAAGGACCTGGGTGCCCTGAAGGACAGCTACACCTCCACCATTCCGGCGCACGGCGTCGTTCTGCTGAAGCTGGAGTAA
- a CDS encoding DUF3108 domain-containing protein, with protein MLLTRRFIAIAALALSVTGSTQQPQAVPPAAPSMAAPQPGFSFAASPQTLTYSVDWRVFTAGQAVFRLENVNGQIRINATADTLGAVNMLYPVADKYQSTFDARTGCSSNYSKQIQEGRRKVNTDLTFNYPAGKQMLFERNLIKGNTKQQETPIPACVTDSLSAIFYVASQPIAVGQSTTLLLADSARVVPVTMKAEAREEIKTPAGTFQTIRMQPTADAGIVKNRGNIWVWYTDDARHIPVQIRAHLPLVFGTITFRLQSAETK; from the coding sequence TTGCTTCTGACCAGACGATTCATCGCCATCGCCGCCCTTGCGCTCTCCGTCACCGGCAGCACCCAGCAGCCGCAGGCAGTGCCCCCGGCCGCGCCTTCCATGGCTGCTCCGCAACCTGGATTCAGCTTCGCCGCCAGCCCCCAGACCCTGACCTATAGCGTTGATTGGAGAGTCTTTACAGCCGGCCAGGCGGTCTTCCGCCTGGAGAATGTCAACGGCCAGATCAGGATCAACGCAACCGCCGACACCCTGGGCGCGGTCAACATGCTCTACCCCGTCGCCGACAAGTACCAGTCCACTTTCGACGCGCGCACCGGCTGCTCCTCAAACTATTCCAAGCAGATCCAGGAAGGCCGCCGCAAGGTCAACACCGACCTGACCTTCAACTATCCGGCTGGTAAGCAGATGCTGTTCGAACGCAACCTGATCAAGGGCAACACCAAGCAGCAGGAGACCCCGATCCCAGCCTGCGTTACCGACTCGCTCTCGGCTATCTTCTACGTCGCCTCGCAGCCCATTGCTGTTGGCCAGAGCACCACGCTGCTGCTGGCCGACTCCGCCCGCGTAGTTCCCGTAACCATGAAGGCCGAGGCCAGGGAAGAGATCAAGACCCCCGCCGGAACCTTCCAGACCATCCGCATGCAGCCCACCGCCGATGCCGGTATTGTGAAAAATCGCGGCAATATCTGGGTCTGGTATACGGACGATGCGCGGCATATCCCTGTTCAGATTCGCGCGCACCTGCCGCTGGTCTTCGGAACCATCACCTTCCGCCTGCAGTCCGCGGAGACAAAGTAG